A single genomic interval of Natronincola ferrireducens harbors:
- a CDS encoding YwbE family protein has protein sequence MEGTKKSNIKIGSIVMVVQKQDQSSGKLTEGIVKRILTKSPEHHHGIKVMLESGIVGRVKAIKQEKY, from the coding sequence ATGGAGGGAACTAAAAAAAGTAATATTAAAATAGGGTCTATTGTAATGGTGGTACAAAAGCAGGATCAGAGTAGCGGTAAGCTCACAGAAGGTATAGTTAAGAGGATTCTTACCAAATCACCAGAGCATCATCATGGTATCAAGGTTATGCTTGAGAGTGGGATTGTAGGTAGGGTAAAAGCTATAAAGCAAGAAAAGTACTAA
- a CDS encoding YgjP-like metallopeptidase domain-containing protein: protein MAEKNHSKRYWDVVASILPDYEKRKLWLRNNGMQMKL from the coding sequence ATGGCAGAAAAAAATCATTCTAAAAGATACTGGGATGTTGTAGCCAGCATACTACCTGATTATGAAAAAAGAAAGCTATGGCTGAGGAATAATGGGATGCAGATGAAACTGTAA
- a CDS encoding DUF2157 domain-containing protein — MNKKHVKWLYGELPQLIKQGVLSSEEAKRITDYYGESHEKGKQNLVFSIFGTLGAISIALGIILLLAFNWSDLSRSARTVLSFLPLLIGQFLSGWVIINRKESLGWCEGASSFLMIAIGSSISLISQTYHIAGDFKSFLLVWMLLSIPLVYLFKASVPSILYMIGITVWATASQFAGGNGVLFWGLILLVLPHIVLNIREGLHTSRSVFLLWSIAIILCIALGITLEKIVPGLWIITYAGYFATLYLLGKMFYDDDIGFWQKPFSVVGGGGILVMSYLLTYVEFWENIGWNSYRNRYDFSRFAGIFDYVICGGFLLSSLYLFVIFLKKKEKNSLAFGAMSVIASIGYFLAASVNPYIGVIIFNLYLLGVGIITTVYGINKCRMGITNGGMIITSLLIFLRFFDSNLGFILRGTLFILIGVGFLVSNRLLIKRQRGMSNG, encoded by the coding sequence ATGAATAAAAAGCATGTAAAATGGCTGTATGGTGAATTACCACAATTAATTAAGCAAGGAGTTTTAAGCTCTGAAGAGGCTAAACGAATTACCGATTATTATGGAGAGAGCCACGAGAAAGGTAAGCAAAACCTAGTGTTTTCAATATTTGGAACCTTAGGTGCAATATCAATTGCATTAGGGATAATATTGCTTCTAGCATTTAACTGGTCTGATTTATCAAGGTCAGCAAGAACTGTTTTATCATTTTTACCTCTTTTAATTGGACAATTTCTTTCAGGTTGGGTTATTATAAACAGAAAAGAGTCACTAGGCTGGTGTGAAGGTGCCTCATCCTTCCTAATGATTGCAATTGGTTCGTCTATATCTTTAATAAGTCAGACCTATCACATTGCAGGGGATTTTAAAAGTTTTCTATTAGTATGGATGCTATTATCTATTCCATTGGTTTATTTGTTTAAGGCATCAGTTCCTTCCATTTTATATATGATAGGAATTACAGTATGGGCAACAGCATCCCAATTTGCTGGAGGTAATGGAGTATTGTTTTGGGGATTAATTTTACTTGTATTACCCCATATAGTACTTAATATAAGAGAGGGTCTTCACACAAGTCGAAGTGTTTTTTTACTCTGGTCAATAGCTATAATATTATGTATAGCCCTAGGAATCACCCTTGAGAAGATTGTGCCTGGACTATGGATAATAACCTATGCAGGATATTTTGCAACACTATACCTACTAGGCAAAATGTTTTATGACGATGATATAGGGTTTTGGCAAAAACCTTTTAGTGTTGTAGGAGGCGGAGGAATTCTAGTCATGTCCTATCTTTTAACTTATGTTGAATTTTGGGAAAATATAGGCTGGAATAGTTATCGCAATAGATATGATTTTAGTAGATTTGCAGGAATCTTTGATTATGTGATATGTGGAGGTTTCCTACTGTCATCCCTATACCTTTTTGTTATATTCTTAAAAAAGAAAGAAAAGAATTCTTTAGCCTTCGGAGCTATGTCAGTGATAGCCTCTATAGGATATTTTCTTGCTGCATCGGTCAATCCATATATAGGTGTAATTATTTTTAATTTATATTTATTAGGTGTGGGCATTATTACTACAGTATATGGTATTAATAAATGCAGGATGGGTATAACCAATGGAGGTATGATCATTACAAGTTTACTAATATTTCTAAGATTTTTTGACAGTAATCTTGGTTTTATTTTAAGGGGAACGCTGTTTATTCTTATTGGTGTAGGTTTTCTTGTTTCTAATAGGTTGTTGATTAAAAGGCAAAGGGGGATGAGCAATGGGTAA
- a CDS encoding GDYXXLXY domain-containing protein → MGKRHLVVLFIILVIIQLAVPLNMIIQREITLSKGNVHNFKMTLIDPYDPFRGRYVDIVVENNFVIIEKNEEYGRGEVVYITLKKDKDGYTAFKKVYREAPHNEEYIKTKITYVDTWSQEEPKAYFQIPFDRYYMEEKAAPIAEQKVLEHLQKNEENVYVAVRIRKGMAVIESLFVGERTIEEMVKTRDN, encoded by the coding sequence ATGGGTAAAAGACATTTAGTTGTTTTATTTATTATCCTTGTAATAATCCAATTGGCTGTACCCCTTAACATGATAATTCAAAGAGAGATTACCTTAAGTAAAGGAAATGTTCACAACTTTAAAATGACCCTTATAGATCCCTATGATCCCTTTAGAGGACGTTATGTAGACATTGTTGTAGAGAATAACTTTGTAATCATAGAGAAGAATGAAGAGTATGGTAGGGGTGAAGTAGTATATATAACATTAAAAAAAGATAAAGATGGGTATACTGCTTTTAAGAAAGTCTACAGAGAAGCTCCTCATAATGAAGAGTATATTAAAACAAAGATAACCTATGTAGATACATGGAGTCAAGAGGAGCCTAAAGCATATTTTCAAATACCTTTTGATAGGTATTATATGGAAGAAAAGGCTGCACCTATAGCAGAACAAAAAGTTTTAGAGCATCTTCAAAAAAATGAAGAGAATGTATATGTAGCTGTTAGAATAAGAAAAGGAATGGCAGTAATAGAAAGCTTATTTGTAGGTGAACGAACAATAGAAGAAATGGTAAAGACAAGGGACAATTAA